A stretch of DNA from Catenulispora acidiphila DSM 44928:
GCTCGACGTCCAAGGACGCCGGAGCGGATCCGGTCCCGAGCCGTCGGCGCCGCTGTTGTGCTTCGAGGACTATCGAGGCGCCGCTCAGGAGCGCGTCGCCGCTGAGATCTGGGACTTCGTCGACGGCGGCGCCGACACCGAGCGGACGGTCACCGCCAACCGGCGCGCCTTCGCCCGGGCCGAGATCAGGCCGCGCGCCCTGGTCGACACAGAGGTCTGCGACACCCGCACCGCGATCCTCGGCTCGACGCTCGGCACGCCGCTGGCCGTCGCGCCGACCGCGTACCACCGGCTGGTGCATCCCGAAGGCGAGGTCGCCACGGCGCAGGGCGCGGGCGCCGCCGACGCGCTGTACACGGTCAGCATCTTCGCCAGCCGGACGCTGGAGGACATCGCAGCCTCCGCATCCGGACCGCTGTGGCTCCAGCTGTACTGGCTGCGGCAGCGAGAAGCGATGGTCACGCTGATCGACCGGGCAGCCGCGGCCGGCTACCGCGCGCTGGTGCTGACCGTCGACATCCCCCGGATGGGCCGGCGGCTGCGCGACATGCGCAACGGGTTCGCGGTCGGTCCCGACTGCGCGGCGGTCAACCTGGACGCTGCGCTGATGGCCTCGGCGCACCTGCGGGGCGCGGGGAAATCGGCGCTGGCCGTGCACACCGCGCAGACCATCGACCCGTCGGTGACGTGGGCCGATCTGGCGTGGCTGCGGGAGCGCAGCGATCTGCCGCTCGTGCTCAAGGGGATTCTCACCGCCGAGGACGCGCGGCTCGCGGTCTCCTATGGCGCGGACGCGATCATCGTCTCGAACCACGGCGGACGGCAGCTGGATGGCGCGGTACCGAGCCTGACGGCGCTGCCGGAGGTCGTCGCGGCGGTCGCCGGCGCGTGTCCGGTGATGGTCGACGGCGGTGTGCGCAGCGGTGGCGATGCGTTCGCAGCCCTGGCGCTCGGCGCACAGGCGGTTTTCCTGGGCAGACCGGTGCTGTGGGGATTGGCGGTCGGCGGCGCGGCGGGCGTCGCAGGGCTCTTGGATCTGGCGACCGGGGAGCTGGCGCACACGATGGCGCTGGCCGGGCGCCCCGGTCTGGACCTCATCGACCGCAGCGCGGTGCGGTTCGAGCAGTACGGCGAGCGGATGGAGCCCTGAACGTGCAATGGCGGCGTGAGGATCTGCACGTGGCGGTACGGGACCCGGCCGCGGCCTCGATGAACTTCCTCAACGAGGTCGCGGCCCGGTTCCCCGACGCGGTGTCGCTGGCGGCCGGGCGGCCGTACGACGGGTTCTACGTCGCGGACGACATCGAGCGGTATCTCCAGGTCTTCCGCGACCACCTGGCCGGCGCCGGGCTTTCGGCCTCGGCGGTGGATCGGACGCTGCTGCAGTACGGCCGGACGAACAGCATCATCGGGGACCTCATCGCGCGCACGCTGGCGGTCGATGAGGGCATCGAGGTTCCGGCGGAGGCGGTGATGGTCACCGCCGGATGCCAGGAAGCGATGATCATCGCGTTGCGTGGGCTGTGCGTCGGACCCGAGGATGTGGTGCTCGCCGTCGAGCCTTGCTATGTCGGCTTCACCGGCGCGGCGCGGATCCTCGGGATCGATGTTGTTCCGGTCCCGGAGGCGGATGACGGGCTGGATGCGGACGCGGTACTGCGGGTGGCGCGCGAGGTGCGGGAGTCGGGGCGTCGGCCTCGGGCTCTGTATGTGGTGCCGAACTTTGCCAATCCCTCCGGAGTGTCGATGCCGACGGCGGTGCGGCGGCGGTTGCTGGAGGTGGCTGCCGAGGCGGAGCTGTTGATTCTGGAGGACGATCCCTACGGCTTGTTCGGGCTCGACGATGAGCCGCGTCCGACGCTGAAGGCGCTGGACCGCGAGCAGTCGGTGATCTATCTGGGGTCTTTCGCGAAGTCGGTGTTTCCCGGCGCGCGCGTCGGATTCCTGGTCGCCGACCAGGTGGTGGTGGACGCCGCGGGTCGGAGCTCGGTGCTCGCCGACGAGCTGTCGACGGTCAAGAGCATGCTGACGGTGAACACCTCGCCGATCGCGCAGGCGGTGGTCGGCGGCGTGCTGGTGGAGTCGGAGTACAGCCTGCGCGTCGCCAACCGGTCCAAGACCGAGTTCTACCGCCGCAACATGCGAGCGCTGCTGGCGGCGTTGGAGCAGGAGTTCGGGGACGACCCGCGGATCAGTTGGAACACGCCGAGCGGTGGGTTCTTCGCCGTGGTGAGCGTGGCGTTTTCGGCCGATGAGGCGATGGTGGAGGTCTCGGCGCGCGACTATGGGGTGTTGTGGACGCCGATGGGGTTCTTCTACGGCGCCGGTGGGGGCGAGCGGGCTATTCGCTTGTCGTGCAGCGCGCTGGAGCCGCCGCGGATCGAGGAGGGCGTGCGGCGGCTGGGGAAGTTCGTGCGGGATCGGGTGTCGTGACGGTGGTGGGTGGGGAGCGGGTCGTGGCGGGCGGGGATGGGGGTTCGGGCTTGGTTCCGGTTTCGATTCCGGTTCCTGCTCCGGGCTCGGCTCCGGTCGCGGTCTCGGTTTCCGGCTCGGGCTCGGTCGCGGCTTCTGATTCGGCTTCGGTTTCGGTTTCGGCGTGGCTGGTCGGTGACGTGCCCTCGGCGGCGGTGGCCGACTTGCTGGCGACGCTCGACGACGAGGAATGTCGGCGCCTCGCGCGGCTGCCTTCGGCTGAGGGGCGGCGGCGGTTCGTGATCGCGCACGGTGCGATGCGGCGCGTGGTCGGGGAGTGCCTTGGCGCGCCGCCTGCCGAGCTGCGCTGGGAGACCGGTGAGCAGGGCAAGCCGGAGCTGGTGGGGGAGTGGACGGGAATTCACGCGAACCTCTCGCATTCCGGTGACAGATGCCTGATTGCCGTGTCGCGCGAGCGTGCTGTCGGCGCCGACATCCAGCGGGTCGTACCGGGGCTGGAGGTGGTGGCGATGGCGCGGCGGTACTTTCCGGAGGCTGAAGCGCAGGACGTTATCGATGCTGCCGATCCGGCAGACGTCTTCGGCCGGCTGTGGGCACGTAAGGAAGCTGTCACGAAGGCTGCCGGGGGGCGGCTCACGCAGGTTTTGCCGTTGGCGACGCCGCC
This window harbors:
- a CDS encoding aminotransferase-like domain-containing protein, encoding MNFLNEVAARFPDAVSLAAGRPYDGFYVADDIERYLQVFRDHLAGAGLSASAVDRTLLQYGRTNSIIGDLIARTLAVDEGIEVPAEAVMVTAGCQEAMIIALRGLCVGPEDVVLAVEPCYVGFTGAARILGIDVVPVPEADDGLDADAVLRVAREVRESGRRPRALYVVPNFANPSGVSMPTAVRRRLLEVAAEAELLILEDDPYGLFGLDDEPRPTLKALDREQSVIYLGSFAKSVFPGARVGFLVADQVVVDAAGRSSVLADELSTVKSMLTVNTSPIAQAVVGGVLVESEYSLRVANRSKTEFYRRNMRALLAALEQEFGDDPRISWNTPSGGFFAVVSVAFSADEAMVEVSARDYGVLWTPMGFFYGAGGGERAIRLSCSALEPPRIEEGVRRLGKFVRDRVS
- a CDS encoding 4'-phosphopantetheinyl transferase family protein; this encodes MTVVGGERVVAGGDGGSGLVPVSIPVPAPGSAPVAVSVSGSGSVAASDSASVSVSAWLVGDVPSAAVADLLATLDDEECRRLARLPSAEGRRRFVIAHGAMRRVVGECLGAPPAELRWETGEQGKPELVGEWTGIHANLSHSGDRCLIAVSRERAVGADIQRVVPGLEVVAMARRYFPEAEAQDVIDAADPADVFGRLWARKEAVTKAAGGRLTQVLPLATPPDAIVEVAGYRYRVADVEAPAGFHAAVALAGAEQFMVEVNEWLP
- a CDS encoding alpha-hydroxy acid oxidase, which gives rise to MHTTVPPGAGAAAEPVDHWGVRRAVRLAFPGPSSLAADTVHTARLDVYLTDLLQPHGLALNPGALAPRGQSYGEMAEALIELAVPAGEGVDLLVMAYAIPDITPGRATTTYLSHVCPGQPMSFAISDEGTAAGFTGLRLIREYARSGGFRRALLLVVEQAWLAYDPGVPAAMPSGHSGVALLFGDGDSDPGLHGTSEPLATVGPVQVRAGAVEGSPGAEIEELGDARTVILGAVLKAEADELAGRAEVVLASPGRPYTGVWWDLVGALEADSAEVGAHRVILADADPDLGFLCTAALDVQGRRSGSGPEPSAPLLCFEDYRGAAQERVAAEIWDFVDGGADTERTVTANRRAFARAEIRPRALVDTEVCDTRTAILGSTLGTPLAVAPTAYHRLVHPEGEVATAQGAGAADALYTVSIFASRTLEDIAASASGPLWLQLYWLRQREAMVTLIDRAAAAGYRALVLTVDIPRMGRRLRDMRNGFAVGPDCAAVNLDAALMASAHLRGAGKSALAVHTAQTIDPSVTWADLAWLRERSDLPLVLKGILTAEDARLAVSYGADAIIVSNHGGRQLDGAVPSLTALPEVVAAVAGACPVMVDGGVRSGGDAFAALALGAQAVFLGRPVLWGLAVGGAAGVAGLLDLATGELAHTMALAGRPGLDLIDRSAVRFEQYGERMEP